AGTCGTTACGCGAGATCACCTTGCGGGCGGTGTCGATCCCGACGCTGGTCTTGAATGGCGGCAGTTCGTCGAGGCTCTGCCAGCCATCGTCGAAGGCGGCGCGGGCTTCGCGCTCATATCGTCCGCTGGCGTTGGTCTGAGCGCCCCGGCCGCGGCGGCGCGCGGCGTCGATGGCGACGCCGATCTGGTCGAAATCGGAGAGACCCGCCGCCGGAGCGGCGGAAGGCGGCGATGTCTGCGCGGATTGAATGGCCCTGCTCATGCTTCAAGGATAATCGTCCTTCAGAACAAAACAAGAACATTTTTATGACATCCCCAGCGGACCTCGCACCGCTGCCCGGCGTTGACGGTCCGGCGGAACATTTCATGAGGAGGATTCGATGAAGGCATATCTTCTGGCGGCGGCGGCAATCGGTCTGGCGGCGGGTTTCACCTCGACAAGCGTGACGCCCGCGAAGGCCGGCACGGTCTGCCTGACCGACAACGACAGCCCCAACACCTATCGTTCCTGCGAGTATTACAGTTTCCGCGCCTGCCGGGCGTCGTCGCAAGGCGTGGGCGGTTCGTGCGTGCGCAACCCGCGCGGCGATGACGGCGAGTATGGTTACATCGAAGGCCCATCGGTCGAATTCGGTTCGGCCTATAATCGCTATGACGGCCCGATCTATCATCGCGGCTATGGCGGGCCCGGCTATCGCTGGTGAGTTTTTAGGCACCTCTTTCGGACGGGACGGAGCGATATATCGCTTCGTCCCGTTTTCATGCGT
The nucleotide sequence above comes from [Pseudomonas] carboxydohydrogena. Encoded proteins:
- a CDS encoding DUF3551 domain-containing protein, producing MKAYLLAAAAIGLAAGFTSTSVTPAKAGTVCLTDNDSPNTYRSCEYYSFRACRASSQGVGGSCVRNPRGDDGEYGYIEGPSVEFGSAYNRYDGPIYHRGYGGPGYRW